The window ACCTGTTTGATGGTGAAGCCCGGCGGGGCGTTCACGTCCCACTTCGCATCCGCCTCGTCCGCAGGGGCCGCTGGGGCGACATCGGTCTCGACCGTCTGCGCGAGGTCCGCATCGGGGGCGGTGACCGGGCGCCGGGTCTCGTCCTCCGTCGTTTCGGTTTCCTCCACTGGATCGGGAGCCACGGCCGGTTGTTGTGCCGGTTCCTGCGCCAAGGCCGTGGTCGACAACAGGCTGGCGATTAGTGCGACGGTGACGGGTATCGATCTGGTCATGGGCGGTCTCTCCGAAACAGGGACGCCGACCCTAGGAAACGCGCCCTCGCCTGTCACAGGAAATTTCAGGCTTTAAGGCGCGGTCGCGGTCGCGGTCGCTGTCGGCCAACCCCGCATTCGAACCTTGCCAACCCTGCGGCCCTGCAATAGCCAGCGAACCGCTCCATCCGGCGCTTGGCCAAGACCAGAAAGTTTCTATGCGACTATCGAAATACGTGTTGCCCTTGCTCCGCGAGGACTCGAGCGAGGCGCAGATTGCCAGCCACCAGCTGATGCTGCGTGCCGGACTCGTCAGACAGGTCGCTGCAGGCATTTATGCCTGGATGCCGCTGGGGCTTCGCGTGCTCGACAAGATTGCCGGAATCGTGCGCGAGGAACAAGACCGCGCTGGCGCCATCGAGATGCTGATGCCCACCATCCAGCCCGCCGAATTGTGGCGGGAATCCGGGCGTTACGGAGCCTATGGTCCGGAAATGCTGCGGATCAAGGATCGGCACGACCGCGATCTGCTGTTCGGACCGACAGCCGAGGAAGTCGTCACCTCTTTGATGCGCAGTTCGATGAACAGTTACCGCGACCTGCCGCGCACATTGTACAATGTCCAGTGGAAGTTCCGCGACGAAATCCGCCCCCGGTTCGGCGTCATGCGCGGGCGCGAGTTCCTGATGAAGGATGCCTATTCCTTCGATCTCGACAACGCATCGGCCCGCCAGAGCTACAACCGGATGTATGTGGCCTATCTGCGCACCTATGCGCGGATGGGTTTGCACGCGATTCCCGTAAAAGCCGATCCCGGTCCGATTGGCGGGGACATGAGCCACGAGTTCATCGTTCTGGCAGGCAATGGCGAAAGTGACGTATTCTATCACCGCGAATGGGATGCGAACGCTAAATATGAGTTGCCCGATGCCACTGACGATAGCGCTATCGATGCCTTCGTGGCGGAGCGTACCAGCCATTACGCTGCGACCGACGAAATGCGCGACGAAAGCCGCGAAGCCGAACTGGCCGACCAGATACGGACAGCGCGCGGGATCGAGGTCGGCCATATCTTCAACTTCGGTACCAAATATTCAGAATCTATGGGCCTCAAGGTGCAGGCGAGAGATGGCGGGCTGGTTGCGCCGCAAATGGGCAGTTACGGCGTGGGCATCTCCCGCCTTGTCGGAGCGATCATCGAGGCCTCGCATGACGATGCCGGGATCGTCTGGCCGGAAGCGGTGGCTCCTTTCAGAGTGGGCATCATCAATATTCGCGCCAACGACGAAGCCAGCGCGGCGGTTGCGGACAAGCTCTACCGCCAGCTGACCGACGCCGGCATCGAAGTGCTGTATGACGATCGCGACGATCGCGGCGGAGCGAAATTTGCCGCGATGGATTTGATCGGCCTGCCCTGGCAGGTCGTCATCGGACCCAAGGGCGTCGAGCGCGGCACGTTCGAACTGAAATGCCGCGCCACGGGCAAGCGGGAAGACCTGTCATACGATGAACTGATTGCGCGCTTCACCGGCTGACCGTGCTGAGCAATGTCGCTTCTGACAATATCCATTCTCTGGCAGCAACACCGAAACAGTGCCCAAGCGGTCGGAGTAGCTTGCGCATAACGTTTGATAGCTATCCCTTACGGTTCGCAACCTTCCATCCAATATGGCGTTGCAGCTTCATGAGGGGACAGACCATCACCAGCCTGCCGAATGCCGAAAGTGTAGCCGAACAGGCAGATGATGCGGTGTTGGCGCGTGCTTTCGAGGATCACGTGCGCGATGCGGAGTTCCCATGCGTGGGCGCGAAATCGGCGCTGGCACGGGGAACCCTGCAAACGGTCGTCTGTCACGATCTGACCAGCGGGTGGGACGATCTGCGCATTCATCGTGAATTGCTGAACTGGTCCAGCGACTATGCGGACGAACTGAAGGATGCGGAAGAATTTGCCGAAACATCGGGCCGCCCGATGACCCCGCCGCAATTTCGCTCGCTCGCTTTCATTTTCCGGAATGCACCCGCAATGCAGGAAGCCGAGTTCGAGAAGCATTTGTGGACCCGGCTCCAGTCGCTTGCCGACAAGGATGTTTGGCTGGAGCAGGATTACGACGATACCGTCAGCCCCGATCCCGACGATCCGCACTTCGGCCTGAGTTTCGGTGGGCAGGCCTATTTCGTGGTCGGAATGCATGCCGCCGCCTCGCGCCCTGCACGGCGGTTCCAGCGTCCGGTGCTTGTGTTCAACCTGCACGACCAGTTCGAACAGCTGCGCACTATGGGCCGCTACGAACGGCTCCGCTCTGCCATTCTCGACCGCGATGTGGCACTGGCCGGCGATGTGAACCCGATGCTGGCGCGCCACGGTGAACGTAGCGAAGCGGCGCAGTATAGTGGCCGCAAGGTCGGCGGCGAATGGCAATGCCCGTTTTCCGATAAGCGCGCCGATACATGAACGACACAACGAGCATCCCGCCGCGCAGCGGGGCGGCTTTCACGCTTGCCAAGGGTGAGTTGCTGACTGTCATCGATCCGGAAGGCATGCAGGTGTCCGATATGCTTGCTTACGGGAAAGACGACGTGCGCGAGGTGATCTCGAACGGGCGCACCTTCGATTACGAGGAAACGATATCGCTTACTAAGGGCAATGTGCTGTGGTCCAACCGTTCGCGTAAGATGCTGGCCATCATCGAGGATACCGTCGGTCGGCACGATTTTCTGCTTACCCCCTGCAGCACAGACACGTTCCGCCATTTTTATCCCGACAAGCCTGTCCATCGCGGCTGCTTCGGCAATCTGGCAGAAGCACTGGCGCCTTACGGCATCGAGGCGGATGCAATCCCGTGCGCATTCAACATTTTCATGAACGTTCCGGTTAATGGCAAGACCGGGCAGCTGGAAGTCCTCCCGCCTAGTAGTAAGCCTGGGGACTACATTACGATGCGGGCGGAGATGGATCTTGTGGTGGGGCTGACTGCCTGTTCCGCCTACGCGTCCAACGGCGGCAGCTTCCGCCCGATCGATTATCGGATCACCAGGGACGGTGCAGCTACCTAAATTATAGCTTCGCCGCTTTCTCCGCCAACCTCGCCAGCGCGTGTTCCAGGTCCCCGGCGAACCGGTCGATCTGCTCAGGTAGATACTGGGCAACGCCTTCTAGATTAACGAACTGATTATCCGGATTGGCACCGCCCTCCCCGCGATCCAGACGCCTGAAGCGCATGTTGTGATACCCTCTCGACCATCGGAGAGTTGAACAACCTCTATGACAATCAAATGACACCAATACTTCCCACAGTTTTAACCCAACGCTGTAACAAAACAGATTTATTTGTAATATTGCGTCAATAAAAGTAATAATTTCGACTGAAAGAAAACTGTCACAGCAATGCCCTAGTCAACTGATCGAGCGATGACGAATCGCCGTTGTTTCGACGCAATCGAGGGGCATTTCGCCATGAAAACTTCCTATCGTGTACTGTTTATGGGCTGTAGTGCGCTGGCGTTGGCCGGGTGTGGTCCAGACGAAATCTCCTCACCTGGGACAGGCGGTGACGTCATAATCAATAATCCTGCACCAACACCTGCACCAACCCCAACGCCTACACCGACTCAGACGGTATCGGCTGCGAGCGGGTGTCCCACCATCAGCGATGCGCAGGGCCTGACCGACGAAGGCACGATCAGCGGTCCGACCGGCCAATACCGCATCTGTGCAATGCCGGCGCGGTTCAACACATCTTCCACACTGCCTTACATCGAAGGCCTGCTGTACCGGATGCCCGGCCGCGTCGATGTCGGTACCGATGGTGGTCCGACCGCATCGGCGGCGGACACCAATGTTACTCTTTCCATCGAACCAGGTGCGATGGTTTACGCCAGCGGCGCCGCCTTTTTGATGGTCAATCGCGGCAACCAGATCGATGCAGAAGGAACCGCCGAGCGACCGATCATTTTCACCAGCCGTGACAACGTGCTGGGGCTGAATTCGGACAGCTCGTCCGGCCAATGGGGCGGCGTCGTGTTGGGCGGCCGTGCGCCGGTCACCGATTGTATCGCGCCGGGCGCAACGCCTGGTACCACTGGATGTGAACGCCAGGTCGAAGGTGCGGCGCAGCCGGCGCTGTTCGGCGGCGCCACACCGGGTGACAGCTCGGGTTCCATGAAGTTCGTCCAGATCAGATATTCCGGCTTCGTCCTGTCCGGAGACAACGAGCTGCAATCGCTTACAACCGGCGGCTCCGGTTCCGGGACCGTGCTGGAAAATATCATGAGCTACAACAGCTCGGATGACGGCGTTGAATTCTTCGGTGGCCGCGTGAATGTCAAACGGCTGATCGTGGTCGGCGCGGAAGACGACTCCATCGATACGGATACCGGAGTGAAAGCCAATCTGCAGCAGGTTATCGCTATTCAGCGGCAGGGCGCAGGCGATACGATTATCGAGGCCGACTCCACCAACGGCCTGGAAGAACAGACACCGCGTCAGAACACGATTATATCGAATGCCGTGTTCCAGCACCGCAATGCCAGCGCGTCGCAGGCAATCCGCATTCGCGGGGCGGCCGACTATACGATCGCCAATACCGTGGTCGTTGCCGATAGCGGGGTGCCCTGCATCCGGGTGGACCAGCCCGAAACGCTCCGCGCTGCGGGTGCAGGCGCGGATGAGGCAGGCCCCGTACGCTTCGAATCGACCGTGCTCGACTGCGCATCGGCATTCCGGGATGGAAGCGGCGGCGTAACCGCCGCGCAGGTTCAGGCGCGCTTCGATGCCGGATCGAACAATATTGCCGACTTCATCAACACCCTCGGGATGCTGTTCATCAATGGCAGCAACGAAAGCGGCGCCAGCGCGTTCAATGCCACCTCTCTCGGCTCGTTCTTCGAGAACCTCGCTTATGTGGGCGCGGTGCGTGACGAGAACGATGGCTGGTTCACGCAATGGACCTGCAATTCCTCTGCGGTGTCGTTCGGTAACGACAATACCGGCAATTGCGCCTCCCTACCGATCTATTGATCGGATCGCAGACCGGGCGTGGCGGGGATGCCTACCGCGCCCGGACCGATTTTCGGGACATTTGCGTCCTGCTTCTGAAGCAATTTTTGAAGGGGTCATCCCGACATGTCCACCGCGGCACAGACAATCGGCAAGCGTATGACACGCGTCCTGTTCCTCACCTCCGCGCTCACTATTCCGGCAGCGTCATTCGCACAGGATGTGAACGCGGTCCCGGTCGGCGATGACGAAGAGGAATTTGGCGAGGTCGCACCAGCGGACGGTCAGCAGGACCTTATTCCTCCCCCCGATGCGCAGGATGGCAATGTGCCAGACGCGGAGGGGCAGGACGTGGATGAGCAGGACGTGGGCGATCCCGACATATCCGTGCCGGGCGGTGGAACCATCGTCGTTACCGCACGCCGCAACCGCGAC of the Alteripontixanthobacter maritimus genome contains:
- a CDS encoding DUF1989 domain-containing protein, with protein sequence MNDTTSIPPRSGAAFTLAKGELLTVIDPEGMQVSDMLAYGKDDVREVISNGRTFDYEETISLTKGNVLWSNRSRKMLAIIEDTVGRHDFLLTPCSTDTFRHFYPDKPVHRGCFGNLAEALAPYGIEADAIPCAFNIFMNVPVNGKTGQLEVLPPSSKPGDYITMRAEMDLVVGLTACSAYASNGGSFRPIDYRITRDGAAT
- the proS gene encoding proline--tRNA ligase, with product MRLSKYVLPLLREDSSEAQIASHQLMLRAGLVRQVAAGIYAWMPLGLRVLDKIAGIVREEQDRAGAIEMLMPTIQPAELWRESGRYGAYGPEMLRIKDRHDRDLLFGPTAEEVVTSLMRSSMNSYRDLPRTLYNVQWKFRDEIRPRFGVMRGREFLMKDAYSFDLDNASARQSYNRMYVAYLRTYARMGLHAIPVKADPGPIGGDMSHEFIVLAGNGESDVFYHREWDANAKYELPDATDDSAIDAFVAERTSHYAATDEMRDESREAELADQIRTARGIEVGHIFNFGTKYSESMGLKVQARDGGLVAPQMGSYGVGISRLVGAIIEASHDDAGIVWPEAVAPFRVGIINIRANDEASAAVADKLYRQLTDAGIEVLYDDRDDRGGAKFAAMDLIGLPWQVVIGPKGVERGTFELKCRATGKREDLSYDELIARFTG
- the gntA gene encoding guanitoxin biosynthesis heme-dependent pre-guanitoxin N-hydroxylase GntA — protein: MRGQTITSLPNAESVAEQADDAVLARAFEDHVRDAEFPCVGAKSALARGTLQTVVCHDLTSGWDDLRIHRELLNWSSDYADELKDAEEFAETSGRPMTPPQFRSLAFIFRNAPAMQEAEFEKHLWTRLQSLADKDVWLEQDYDDTVSPDPDDPHFGLSFGGQAYFVVGMHAAASRPARRFQRPVLVFNLHDQFEQLRTMGRYERLRSAILDRDVALAGDVNPMLARHGERSEAAQYSGRKVGGEWQCPFSDKRADT